One Podospora pseudopauciseta strain CBS 411.78 chromosome 4, whole genome shotgun sequence genomic window, CGGGCAGTCGTTGAgacagtggtggtgggtaaTTGTcgcttttatttatttacagTGTCTTCTCTTTCAGTTGTTCATACATAGGTAGGTAAGATGCACAGCGATGGCATCCATCCAACTCAttcacccccttttctcacCCTCCCGCCACCTCACAGCTTTCCTCTCTCACAGAGCACACATGCCACCCCGAAGATTGCCAATTGTGTCAAGCTTGGGCTTGATGTTACCAAGGCTGTTGTACTCCGTCGAGCTCATCCCCCGCCTCGTGTTGGCCGCACCCCGAAAGCCGCCGCGGCTGAAGCCCATGCCCAACAGCGTGCCGACGACAGTGGTAAATGCGTTGTCCGGGTCCTTGACGACGCTGTACACAGCCACGCCGACTTCGCCGGCAACGCCAATGAGCGTCAGCAGCCCACGCACGCTCGTCGCAATGAGACCGCCTCCGGTAGGTCCGATGAAGGGAATGAAGAATAGGAAACCCATGATCATGTTCAGGATGAATTCTtcccgcctcctcttctcgATCTCCTTGGCCTCTTCGACAATCTTGTCCATTTGTGCAACAGCCTCTTCCACGGCAAAGGCCGGCAGCGAGCCAGCGTCGGTAAGGTCAGACATTTCAATGTCGTGCTCAAACTCGGCAAACACCTTCATGTCACGGTAGCGGTTGAGCAGGTCCTGCGCCCCGGGAAGGGCCTCGGTAATGACGTCTTTGGGGTTGCTGAGCCTCACTTTGCCGCTGTCCATGGTGGGGAAGTCGTGGAAATGTATACTGTTCCAGTTGATGCAGTCCCTGACCTTGTCCGCGTCCGAGAACTGGCACCCGTTGGCGAGTGACATCTGGCGTTTGGCAAACCTGATCCAGTCCTTCTCAATGCCCCATGTGTCAAAGATATCCTTGAAGAAGCCGTCCCGGTCCGTCAGCGTGAaagtggtgttggggtgtTTACTGTTGAAGCCCGGCTCAGGATCAAATTCGACCCTGGGGCATTTGTCCCTGGGTACCATTTGCTTTCCATTCTTACAGCCAGCAAATCTTTCACACGCGGCTCCACACCACGCGTTGGTACATGTGTCACAGCAGGTAACTGTCTTCATCTCGCCGCACTTGAAGTACTTATCGACCTTGTCGGTGGCCATGAAATTCTTGATCTGCCCGGGGATCTGCTCCTTGACATAGCCCTCCCAAACCGAGAACTTCTTGTCGTAGCCATCATCGATGAGCTTCTGGTACTTCTTGAGCGCGCCGTCGAAAATGGCAACCTGGACATCGACGATGTATTGTTCCAGGCAGTGCGACGGAATAGACCCCTTACGGTCCTCGAGCTGCTTGAGTGTGGTGTACTGCCCTGTGCAAGCAGGGAGCTCCTCGTAGATCAGTTTGTCCTCGGTGTCGTCCGTGATGCTGCCagacccatccatccactcTTGAAGGTCTACGGCCCAATCTGTCGTGCCCAAAAAGTTATGCGAGTGGTAGAACTCTGTTCTCTTCGCCTTCATCTCGTCGTCCATCCAGGCCACCCATTCTGTGTCGTCGTACACCATGATGTTGGAGCCTTCTTTTGTGTATCGCTTGTTGACCCTGCCGGAAGCAATGATCTCGTCTAGTTCGGCATTGGCAATGTAGCCGGAAAATGCTGTGCACCGGCCTTTGGCGGCCTGGGAATTGCGGTTATCGCCCGTGAACAGACAGTTCTCACCATCACAGCCGGCCTGGGCCATCTTGAAAGACCGCCCATAGCTCGTCACACCGACCAAGATCTTGTTGGAGGGGGCACCAGCCTTGGTGATCATGGAAAGTGCGTCCTTGGTCTCGGTCTCGTTGACATGGGACCGCAGGCAGCTGCCACTCGGGCAACCGGGAGATGTCCACTTGTTACCAGCATCCCACTGGCCGTGCAAGTCATATGCCATGAAGACGATGTAATCCAGAGCTTCCGCCATTTGCTTGATGGGGAAAGCACGGAGGTACCAGAAGGACGCCGGGGCTGCGAACGAGACCGTCTTGGACGTGCCTACCTCCTGCTTGATGCTGGCCAAGAGTCGGTAGTAGTTAAGACCATTGACCGGATCGTCAGCGGGGATGTCAGGGATGTCAGGGGCTCCTGGGTATTCCCAGTCGAGATCGATGCCATCTAGATTGTGCTCGTTTATAAAGGAGATGATGTTCCGCTTGAACACGTCGCGATTGCGTGGTTGGGCAGCTTCGCGTAGAATATCGAACGTGCCGGGCAAAGCAGAGAAATCCCATCCGCCAAGTGATACAATCTTCTTGACACCCTGGAGCTGCTTGAAGGCCTCAAACTGCTCCTTCACCAGGGGGTCCGTGATCTCAATGCGAAAGTCGCCACGCGTGACGTTGGGGAAGGCAAAGTGAATGTGGGTGTATGTGTCGGTGTCGATCTGGCTGGCATCCATGGTCAAGCACTCGCGGTTGAAGTTCCAGCCCTCAAAGTAGCCAAGCTTGAACCTGGCCGGCGGCGTGGAACCCTTGATGATGTCTCTGCCGCAGTTGCTGACGCACCCTGATTTTCCCGGCGCCGAAGAACCCGGAGCACCCGTCTCTGACTTGGAAATGACACAAAAGTCATCCGTCATGCCGCACTGCCCCCAGATATTACAGCATACGTTGAGGGGGCACGGGTTTAACGTGCTGATGTTGGTCCCTACAGGGGGCCGGACGGTGCCGTTCATGGTCGGTCCGCACATTGCATTCTGAAGCAAAGATATCAGTATCTGGAATGGAGTGAGTGAGTGCTTTCCGGTCTGTGGGTACTTACGGGAACAATAGCAGGCATGGGGGCAGCTCCGTCGCTGACACACATGGTGAAATCGGGGTACAGCAGCTTGCAGCCGTTCCAGCCCCACGTGTTCTTGTTGAAGTTCTCGAGCTCAGTCACGGTGAGCATGTTGCTCGCTGCAATTTTGGCACAGTTGTCGTCTCTTTTGGTTTGGTACACAGCGCAGTAGCCGTCGGCGCCCTTTTTGGGCCTCAAGTCGGGCAACTTCCCCTGACTACAACACACATGTTGACCCTCGGCAAGGGTGGAGCATAGGCTGCTCTGAGGATTGGCCTTGGTAAAGTCATCTCCAGAGATTCCCTACGAGGTCGTTTCATTAGTCTTCGTTTGGCGGTCACAGAGGAAGTGGACTTACACATTTGTTGGCCAGTGAACCACAGTCATCGCCCAACACAACCTGGCGCGTCTTGCACGTGCCGTCCGAGTTTCCGGGAGGAAGGGTACTGGGCAAAGTGCCGCTGCTGCAACAGACTCGCTCGCCTAAAATGAGCGATTGGCAAAGATCTTTTCGGTTGTAGGATACTAGCTGGGTTTGTGAAATCCCGCATCGTCCTGCCACAGCATAGCAACCCTCGCCTGCTTGCACAGTGGTGAACCTGCAGTCGGCCCGCGGGCTGAGTCTCGCAGAGCGGCCGACGAGATCACGAGGACTCGACTGGTGAGAGGTGCTGGTTCCGTTCGAAATGGTGCCGTTCCTGGACAGTTCTTCTACGGGACTCGGAACGCGTAGAGTGACCGTCATCCAGTCCACGCCCACGCCCGCCTGGGAGACACATTTGCCGTCGGCCCATGTCTTGACCACCTCCTGGACAAGTTCGAGATTCTTGGCGCTGCTGGCCACGATGCCGATGCTGTAGTCGGCACCTCGGTTCTTGGCTCCACACAGCTGCACCACAGTAGTTCCCGAGATGGACTTGTCTTGGGCATGCTTGAGGAAAGCATCAAGCACATCTGATGTCACACCATGCTGGTGCACCTCGGCGCCGGCGAAAAGACCGATGAGTGACGTTTGCGAGTAGCCAAAGGCAATGGCATTGTTGGTGCATGACGGCTTTTGAGACGCGAGGTAGCTCTTCACCTGGCGACCAGCGGATAACAGGTGGTTCACCGCGAAGTCGCCAGCCTTGCCGGGGTGGTGAATGTGGACAGAGGTTACTTCCAAGGCCTTGTTGGCGGTTGTGCACAAGGACGCCCGGGTTTCGTCCGGCATGAAGGCGGCCTTCACAGAGCCTGAAGTGTCGTAGTCTGCTGTGCATGCCCTGATGACGGTAGGCGTCTCCTTATCCTCGGCCATTTGGACGACCATGTTTAGCAACATGGTCTCGTTGCAAGATGTCAGTTGAGACACATCTGGAAACAGGTACCACGGGTCCTCGCCCGCCTTACGGCAGGAAATAGGACATGATTGCAGTGCCTCGATAGGCTGCGCTTGTACTGCGGAGAGCCACTTGTCGAGCTCATCTTCCACTTCCCGGGCGTTGACAACGGGATGGAAGAGAGTAGAGGAGGATACGTCGTTTGCCAAGGCCCCGGCTGCCCCTGTGGCTACGAGGGCGCATAGAAACGCCTTCATAATGATACGCGAGACCGGAAACCGATGGGGAGGAATGTCCCGCACTACCTagaagacgatgatgatgcaaGACAGGGTGATGAGTGTAATTGGAGTAGAAGAAGAGGGCAATATGGAGATGTTGAGAGATGCCGTGGAGGACACAGACAGGTCCAAGGTCTTGAGCAGCAGATAATGAAATATGAAGACAAGTGCAACGGTGAgtgacaacctggaagctgACCGCAGTCAACAACTTCGAGCTAGTAACAGCCCCGAGTTTGTGGACACTCGAGAAGTGCCCCAGTCCCATGTCAAGGAGGGTTGCGAGCACTCACACGAGCGATGGGTCGACTGTATCATTCCGATAGCATCGCCACATTTACCCCAGCTCTTTAGGCATCGCTTGTTAAGTTGTTTCCCACGTTCATATTGTACGTAGGTTGGACTTAGGATGCCAGTTGCTCGTAGGTACACACATGTAACTGTCCCACGTTTCATTCCTGATGGATTTCGGCAAGGCGCAATTCGTTAAATGTCATATCCACCGATCATTTCATGCACCTGTGAAAAAGGAGCTATCAGCGCCAAGACGTGGCCATGCAGCAAGGTACTGGGTAAGGTCGCATTATGGGGACCCTTCGACTGGGTTGGGCTTTGTGTTGGTGCGCTGACCGTTACATTTCCGTGCTGCAAGGACAGATTCACCGACGGATATGCCTTCACGTATGTTGGCAGACCgtctgttggttgttgtAATGACATACTGCAACATGAGACGGGAAAGCCCAGGTTCATGATAGAGGGCGGGGTGCCTAGCTTAGGCTTTTTCCAGATGTGAGAACAACACCTGGACAGGGATGGAATCCAAGATGTCAAAGTTCGATGAGTATGGTACCTAGGTACGGTGTACTTCCAGATATTCAACCCAGATAAAATTCCTGGTCATTCAGAGATCGACAAGGCAAGCCAGCCGTGAAGGAACCTGCGTACCTGGGTATCTATTAGAACCTGTCTCTGTTTGTCCCTGATTAAAACCTCGCGCACTTGCCCCTGAGGTTTTTCTTCGCCTTCCGGCTCTTGAGACCGTGCCAAAGTATCTCCATTTCGTCTTCTTCTATTTCCCcattcaacaacaccaccacgacaAGCCTACATCATGAAGATCCCTTTTGCCCTTACTCTTGCCTTCTTCATCACGTCTGTGTGGGCAGGGGGGTACCAAAACTGCCTCGAGAGGGTTTGGCTGTTTCAGGCCTATCTCATCGATCAACAGAATCCCGAGGCAGACCGCCAGATTGGTTATCAATGCAGCAATTGGAACAACTACCAATCTAAATGTATAGGCAATTGGGTGCCTTGCCGGGGGAGACAGGGACGCCGCCAGTGCAACTTTGACGATTTCCAGCTCTTTTTGGGCAACCTGCGGCCGGGAATGGCCGGCGTGACACAGGCTGCTACAAGGGCGGACGGCTCTCTGGACGTTGAGAGGACTGCGACCAACTGTCTCTGGACTTGGAGAGACCATGGGCGGCCCCCTTACAACTTCAGGGGATACAAGGCGGTCAAGCATGGACGCAATAATCACAACGACTTCATCTACCGGATCGGCCAGATCACGAACGACAACTACAACAAGCCAGCCGTGAGAGCGGCCGCCGGTGCGCAAGCCTTCCGCAACGTCGACGACACGCTGTCCAAGATCACCACAGCTCGTGTTGCAGACCACGGCCGTCACTTGATCCCCGCTGCCCGCAACGCTCTCCCCGGTGTTACGATCTGGGAAAAGAACTTTGGCCCGAGTCCGTACTATCGCGACGGCTATGTACCACCCGCCGGCGTCGATCCAGACGAGAGGCAGTGGAAGACGGTCGACTGGGAGGGTACCATCAACAGCCCCAATAACCCTTCCGACACCCGCACTCGCGTCCGGAACTGgcttaatacttattatcgGGGTGATGCTGCCAATATTAATGCCCGAGACCACTGGCAAGTACTCAGATCGTACAAGAATATCAGCGACCGGACAAACCGTTGCCGAAGGCGTTAGGTGCTTTACTACTTCTTCAAGTCCATTCACCTGGTCATATCATCGTTTTTATGGCAGGAGTTGGATTTGATGCGGGGAAAAGATTTGGATGGGAGTCTTCTTCAAGACAGTTTGCTTTCGCTTCTCATTAGCATATGCATGTAAATAAAAACATCAGGTACTGATGGCCTAGAAGGGGATTCTTCGTCTCAAACTGTTAACGTTTCATCAGTCAGGTATAACTCGTCATTTTACGTCTCATCTACATGGAACTCTCCCCTCACTCCGTCCTGTCAAATTCCTCGCACtctccatccatcatggCATCCAAATCAACGCTGTTCATCACCTTGCCCCCCATCTCTTCAGGATCGACAAAGTATACATTCTCAGGCCCGCAAGGAAAGTAAATGTCATTCGTAACCCCATAACCCGCCAGCACACCGTCCAGACAGACCAGATGAACCTCGGCGAGGTTGCGAAACTTCCTGAACAATTTCGACTCGGTGTAGGAGAAATACTCGCTAGAGAGCTCCCTCTCCAGTCGCAGCCGTCGGACCTGGTGAGCAACAGCACGAAAGTCGTGGAGATCCGTCGCCCCAACCGACATCACGTCGATGCCAAAGTTGAACCAGACATAGCGGTTCCGCTCGCCCTGCGGGTCGTCCTCGGGCACGGGGTCGAACCCGTCGGTAGCGGTGGTCATGATCTCGGAGAAGGCTTTTTGGTATCCACCGTTGGGGTACTTGCTCAGGTGCTCACGGGCTTCACTGCAAGCGTGCAGTTGAGCCGGCGCCTGGGTGTGGGAACGAAGGTGGCGCACTGGTGGCAGACGTTTCTTCATCCATGCGTCCGTCCACGAGTCTGGATCGGTGACCTTGACGGTCCTCGGGTCATGGTGGACCACGCGCACCTCGACGATGCGGGGTTCGACGCTCAGCTCCCAGATACGAGACCGGAGCACGGATGGCAgacgggggaaggggtggaacGTCGCaacggtggcggtggtcaTGATTGTGGTCGTCCAGTGTGTGGAAGCCGACTTCATGGATTCCGTCGGTAAGCGTTGGGCTAGACCTCGGGCTGACTTGAATTAAATGAAGGGAACAGGGGCCGACGGAGGAAGCGAACGAAAGTTGGTTGGGACTACTAAGTGAGAAAATAGGCCTGTTCTGTTGGTGATATCAGACTGAAGTCGACCGAGGAAGAACATCAACCATTTACCTGTCGGGGAACGGCTACCTAGCTTGACAGTCAATGCCAAGCATGTAGACATATGCGCCAATACAACGCAACGTGATGATGGAGGCTCTTGGGGATGCATTGGGGGAGTGTGGTCGTACTTGGTAGGCAGATTTAGCAACAAGCAGTTGGACAGAAAAGTCCTCAGTGTCGATGCAAAAGTCACCTTCCTAAATTGTGTCTCATTGGATCCATCAGACGAAGATCCAAGCCCTGCCCTTTCATACAAGGGACGGGAACTTTTTAGACTTAAATTTTTTCTTATCTTTGTTGGTTGTCCCGATGTTACATACCGTAGGGCTGCGCCCCTGCCAAGTCCGCCCCTCCATTCGGTTGGTACCGGCTCGCTACCTCGCTAGAGTGGCAAGGCTCGGGGctgtcttttttcttccatTGCCTACTAGATGCTATGGATTCCTGGCTGAGACTATCGTTCCATTTGACAGTAAGGTAAGTGGTATCAGCGAGCCTGTTGGTAGCTTCACTGGGATACTTCGTCGTGACAATGATGCTGGCCCCGACTCGGTACCTGTGTGTACCTTAGGTTACCTAGTTCGGGAGCCGGGGGTAAGCTGGAGACATCAACAACCTACCAGCCCTCCACTCAATAGAGAGGTCTGCG contains:
- a CDS encoding hypothetical protein (EggNog:ENOG503NUVP; CAZy:GH18; COG:G) produces the protein MKAFLCALVATGAAGALANDVSSSTLFHPVVNAREVEDELDKWLSAVQAQPIEALQSCPISCRKAGEDPWYLFPDVSQLTSCNETMLLNMVVQMAEDKETPTVIRACTADYDTSGSVKAAFMPDETRASLCTTANKALEVTSVHIHHPGKAGDFAVNHLLSAGRQVKSYLASQKPSCTNNAIAFGYSQTSLIGLFAGAEVHQHGVTSDVLDAFLKHAQDKSISGTTVVQLCGAKNRGADYSIGIVASSAKNLELVQEVVKTWADGKCVSQAGVGVDWMTVTLRVPSPVEELSRNGTISNGTSTSHQSSPRDLVGRSARLSPRADCRFTTVQAGEGCYAVAGRCGISQTQLVSYNRKDLCQSLILGERVCCSSGTLPSTLPPGNSDGTCKTRQVVLGDDCGSLANKCGISGDDFTKANPQSSLCSTLAEGQHVCCSQGKLPDLRPKKGADGYCAVYQTKRDDNCAKIAASNMLTVTELENFNKNTWGWNGCKLLYPDFTMCVSDGAAPMPAIVPNAMCGPTMNGTVRPPVGTNISTLNPCPLNVCCNIWGQCGMTDDFCVISKSETGAPGSSAPGKSGCVSNCGRDIIKGSTPPARFKLGYFEGWNFNRECLTMDASQIDTDTYTHIHFAFPNVTRGDFRIEITDPLVKEQFEAFKQLQGVKKIVSLGGWDFSALPGTFDILREAAQPRNRDVFKRNIISFINEHNLDGIDLDWEYPGAPDIPDIPADDPVNGLNYYRLLASIKQEVGTSKTVSFAAPASFWYLRAFPIKQMAEALDYIVFMAYDLHGQWDAGNKWTSPGCPSGSCLRSHVNETETKDALSMITKAGAPSNKILVGVTSYGRSFKMAQAGCDGENCLFTGDNRNSQAAKGRCTAFSGYIANAELDEIIASGRVNKRYTKEGSNIMVYDDTEWVAWMDDEMKAKRTEFYHSHNFLGTTDWAVDLQEWMDGSGSITDDTEDKLIYEELPACTGQYTTLKQLEDRKGSIPSHCLEQYIVDVQVAIFDGALKKYQKLIDDGYDKKFSVWEGYVKEQIPGQIKNFMATDKVDKYFKCGEMKTVTCCDTCTNAWCGAACERFAGCKNGKQMVPRDKCPRVEFDPEPGFNSKHPNTTFTLTDRDGFFKDIFDTWGIEKDWIRFAKRQMSLANGCQFSDADKVRDCINWNSIHFHDFPTMDSGKVRLSNPKDVITEALPGAQDLLNRYRDMKVFAEFEHDIEMSDLTDAGSLPAFAVEEAVAQMDKIVEEAKEIEKRRREEFILNMIMGFLFFIPFIGPTGGGLIATSVRGLLTLIGVAGEVGVAVYSVVKDPDNAFTTVVGTLLGMGFSRGGFRGAANTRRGMSSTEYNSLGNIKPKLDTIGNLRGGMCAL
- a CDS encoding hypothetical protein (EggNog:ENOG503P76R), with protein sequence MKIPFALTLAFFITSVWAGGYQNCLERVWLFQAYLIDQQNPEADRQIGYQCSNWNNYQSKCIGNWVPCRGRQGRRQCNFDDFQLFLGNLRPGMAGVTQAATRADGSLDVERTATNCLWTWRDHGRPPYNFRGYKAVKHGRNNHNDFIYRIGQITNDNYNKPAVRAAAGAQAFRNVDDTLSKITTARVADHGRHLIPAARNALPGVTIWEKNFGPSPYYRDGYVPPAGVDPDERQWKTVDWEGTINSPNNPSDTRTRVRNWLNTYYRGDAANINARDHWQVLRSYKNISDRTNRCRRR
- a CDS encoding hypothetical protein (EggNog:ENOG503P4K9) — its product is MTTATVATFHPFPRLPSVLRSRIWELSVEPRIVEVRVVHHDPRTVKVTDPDSWTDAWMKKRLPPVRHLRSHTQAPAQLHACSEAREHLSKYPNGGYQKAFSEIMTTATDGFDPVPEDDPQGERNRYVWFNFGIDVMSVGATDLHDFRAVAHQVRRLRLERELSSEYFSYTESKLFRKFRNLAEVHLVCLDGVLAGYGVTNDIYFPCGPENVYFVDPEEMGGKVMNSVDLDAMMDGECEEFDRTE